The DNA region tgttcggaaactcatcaaaaacaacaccaagtctgtttgtcccatcgttgaacttctacgcataattgtcccaccaagtattttcttacgcggaatcattagttttactaagcattaagccttgtttacctgttgtatagcaagaggatcacaaataagggtgataaactgctaactggggcgattagggacacatagggcgaataggaacccacgggacaattatgcgtagaaacacagaaatcggtcgaaaaatttcaatcgcgtttttctcagttgcacttttttgaacatgggacaattatgcgctgtcaaaaagtttgtttgtttgcgaatAGTCTAATGCCTGCTTAATTGTAgagatttatttatatttaaaaaaatccagttttgttttttaataggcaatcaactgtTCAAACTTGGCTAAAATGGAGTcgtagaactcgaatttgatgttaaaaacaagaaaataaaaaaaaatattaatagagATTTACCCttcttttttaaagatttagaCACATACATTTTTGTATTGAATATGACAAGATTTAAGGAATAGAAGCAAGGTTGTTaactataaaattatcgaggctcgataacgataGTTTTATCGTTATGGTTTTTTGATAATTCTaacggcgataatcttatcgccgatactGGACGATATCTCATTtttaaattcgcaattcgcattttcagtgtaagaacgggccttgaccgatcttatgcacttggttcccgacgaacacgcactgcccttacacctacatctcacccttgctctgagtcagtacgagtaacacgctagaacacgctttgagtgttcgtgccaggcatgcacaccttcttttccggttacgcattttaactcgtcATCAtatctcatttttaaaatcgatttaTTCAACcatttcatgttaaattttcacaaaatatggtattttttcgaaaatattaaaattttcataattagcaatataggtatcaaacgaagcggaatattgtatgctttttcacttgattagaatatttttggttaaaaactaaaattttaaagcaatatggttcaaacaaagtgaaatttggtttgctttttcacataaagagttttttttttaaatactaaaattttcacaaaataccgtatttttcaaaaatactcaatcaaatctacaaaaatgcaaaatgctaatttatcaaaattggttaaattattttatcttattttttcgaaaatactctaattttcaaaatatgcaataaagaaatcaaacgaagcaaaattttgtatgctatattttttttgaaaataaattttttttaatatgcaaTATCAGtatcaaatgaagcaaaattttgttttatttttcatattaacAGAggctatttttggaaaatacaaaaaaaaaaacacaaagtacTGTTGTAtctctcgaaaatactcaaatttacaaaaaaaatgcaatatgggtatcgaacgaagcgaaattttgtttgcttttgcactttataaagttttttttctttgaaaaatactaaaattttcacattcacaaaaaaataattcgtttgatacccatattgcaaattttaaaaatttgagtagtttCAAATAAATACgattatttgtgaaaattttagtatttttcaaataaaactacaaaaataaaatcgctttaaaaatttcgctttgattacccatattgcatattttgaaaatttgagtagtttcgaaaaaaattacggtattttgtgaaaattttagtattttcaaaaaaaaactctaataaattgatcaagcatacaaaatttcaattcatttgatacccatattaacaACTTTGATTAGTAGCTTTGAATGTATTTACCAGAAAGATTAGAAAATCTCTACGAGTTTCATCATTTATTTTCATCAAtcctttttgaaataaaaaacaacagcaacaaaCATTTTCAGGGAATTGTTAATTCTTAAAAAGGGGCTGAGGGGCTCAAATATTAGGTCTATTCCCCTTCCCgaagaattgcagaatttttgCAGCGCGTTCCCACAATTTTCTGCACCTTCATTAATGTCCAGACAGTCCGATCTCCAACCTAGCGAGTCACCCGACGGGCGTCAAAATTAAGCCTCGGGAGTTTAAGGTGCTTTCGAGATCGAAACCAGTGACAGATACATAAACCTTGAACCTCCTGTACTTGGAACGTGGGTCCGTCACTGGACTGGACGGCTTCattgtgacgtggcgattccaCACGAAGTATCCGACCGACGCAGGCTCCAGAAACTGCAATCTACCACTCCGGTTCGTAAAGTGTAGAGAGACCCACTTCACTGAAAAGTTCTGTCTTCCGCGGAAAACCTTCTGGAGAAAACGTCTAACAGCAtaaggcgcgcatcaagtgcgctaACTGTAGTGGAAatcacacggcgaatttccttGACTGTTTCATTCGGTGAAAGAACCTCGAGAACCAGGACAAGAAAAAAGCGCCAGCGTTCAGCATAAGCTAACGGGATTCATTTGACGAGCCGtcatcccaaatatgagcttgattttacTATTATCATCCCTTGAAAAGCTTCGATTAAATAAAAAGGTGCTTACCTGAAGCCCATCCGTGCCGATTCCTCGTCGAACGCCTCCAGCTGCTTCTCGTGCCGCTCCCGGAGCAGCCGAATCCGTTCCGCGCGCTCCTGGTTGAACTGCTGCAGCTCAGTGTCCATCTAGAAGAATACGCCTTCAGTCCACCTGAGCCAGTACGCAGTAGGTATCGTTCAACTCACCTTACTCTCCAGCAGCGCACGCCGCACGCTGACGCGATCCTCGAGCTCCTTCCGCTCCCGGTCGCGCTGGGCCTGCGCCTGCATGCGGTTCTTGCTCTGGTACGCCGTCAGGATGTCCAGCTCGTACTGGAGCCGGTCCTTCAGCTGGTGGCACTCCACCTCCTGGCTCTCGTCCAGCCGCAGGCTCTGCTTCTGCAGCATGTCAGCAATACTTTGCTCGTACTGGAAGACGAATGCGAATCAGCAATGAAATTCTTGActtgtttcaagttaaatctcACCTGATCACCCAATAACGTTAACTTCCGGTGTTGCTCCTCCTTCAGTTTCTTTATCACAGCTTTTTGTTCCTCCTTAGGCGTCGTCTGCAGGATTTGAGCTTTCAGTGCCTTGTACTGGCGCGTTTGAGTTTTACACGTCTCTCGGAACTGTTTACGGATTTGGAGCTCCTTTTGctgcaaaatgattttaatttcgtTAGCAGGTGGTACTcttcggcagcagcagcagcagcatcgatGACTTACCTTTAAACTCTTCGGTTGCTGTTTCAGTTCAAGCGCGTGCTTCCTCAGCAGTTCCCGCTCGGCCCGGTCCATGTACTCCTTCTGGTTGCGCAGTTCGCTCTCGTGTTGTTTTGATATCTGCGAAGGGACAAagaagcatttttttcagttcagaAGTTTGATTGGCTGCTCAAACAACGACTTACTTGCTCCTCGCGGAGGGCATGCACGCTCTTCTGCTGTCGATATTCTAGATCCTGAGTCTTTTCGTGGTGCTTGATGAGCATCCCGTGGGCCTGCTCGAGTTGCTGTTGCTTTTTGCTCAATTCCtgcaattcagaaaaaaaaagattgcaacTGCTATCGCTCGAAACTAGCCAACAACTTACATCCCGCAGCAGCTGATTCTCGAGATCGTGCAGCAGGACCATCTTTTTCCTCCGGAACTTGCGCATCTCGAGTTCGATGTAGTTCTTCTGTACCCGCAGCATCCGCTGCTCCTCTTGAGCCTCCGCTTGCTTCAGGTTGTCCTTTTGgctcctggaaaaaaaagaaaacaatagaGTTTTGACATTAAACCAACTCTTCACGACTCTCGGCGCGTTGAACGTACTGCAGGGTGGCATCCCGTTGCCGCTTCGGCGTCGAGTCGTCCATCGACAGCTCGCGCTTCCAGCGTTCCTTGTTCGCCTTGTATTCCTTCTTTTTATGCATCTCGAACGCCTTCCGGTCGCCGTCCTGCCGGGTCGATATCTCCTTGTACAGTTTCTTTTCGGCGCCGTTGTTTTGCTTAACTCTACGTTCGATCTCCTGCTGATGTTTGACCTGCAAATGGTGAGTTTGGTTAGATAAATTCTTACAATCGAGCAAGCCACTTACAGATAATTTATCTAGTTCTCTAGTGAAGTTGTGTAGTAGAAGATCATATTCCTTGTCTAGTGCTCCCTTATGCTGTTCCATCTCAACCTTACACCGCTCCTCCTGCTTCACTAAGGCTGCCTGATGCTCTCGGCGCATTCGCTTGTAGCCGGACATTTGTTCGTGCATTTCCTCCTGCAAAAAATAGAAAGAGATCGCATTAAATACGGCTCCTGATACTAAAGTCCGATGAACCTACCTGCATGTGTTCCTTCTGCTGCTTCGTCACAATACTGGTCGTCCTAATCGTAGCAAAATTGTTGGCACCATGCTCGGCCACCGCACTGGCGGCCGCCTGCGACACGTGGTTGTGATGCGGATGATGATGCGGCACGACCGGACTAGACGACGAGTTGTGGTAGCCGCCCATGCTGGCCCCCATCGAGCCGGAACCGCTGCCCCCGGCGCTGATACTTCCCATGCCGCTGCTACTGCCCACGCCCAGGCTTAACCGATTCAGCCCGTCGCCCTGCATCAGTCCATCGCGGCCATCACGACCACCTCCACCTCCCATGCCACCTCCGCCGCCGATGTTGTtcatgctgctgttgctgtgcAGCGGCGGCAACCCCGGTCCACCCATCCCGCGATGCCTCGACGCGTTCCGCAGCACTCCACCGTGCTGGTCCACCGAGTGCAGCGAGTGTTCCGAGGTTATGCTGTTGCTCTTACTGCTATCGCCACCGATCTGCTCGTCCGGAGTGTCCTCCGGGTCACCAACGTTACTCTCCGTTTCGCACGAGTCCACCATCAGGATCTTCTTCATCTTTCTGTAGTTCAGATTGTCCAGCTCCCTGACGGCAGCCTTCGTCCTAGCAATCAGATCGATCAGCACGTTCGGCGACCGTATCCTCGTCATGAACGAATGGCTCAGCAGTTTGGTCGAGTTGGGCCGATCGAGCGGCGACTTTTTCAGACAAAAGTCCACGAAGCTACGAAAGTGGTCGGTCCAATCCGGTGCCTGCAGCGTCGGAGCCTCGTTCTGCGCAATGTGGTACAGGGCGGACATGGCGTTCATGTTGAAGTAGGGCGGCTTCCGCTCGGCCAACTCAATGCAGGTTATTCCGAGTGACCACACGTCCACCTTTCCGTCGTACTGGCCTTCGTCCATCGCCAGGATCACCTCCGGTGCCATCCAGTAGGGCGTGCCGACGAAGCTGTTAGCGGGACACTTGATTGCCGCGCTGCCAAAATCGGCCAGCTTTACGATGCCCTGCTCCGTCAGCAGGATGTTGCCCGCCTTGATGTCGCTGTAAGAGGCATAACAAAATGGTTATTAGATCTACGTTTAAAGGCATTCAACCTAGACATTTAATGTCTATTTTTCAAGAAACAGTTGAACAAATATTACTTCAATAGGAATATCTTCAAATGAATAATCAACCACTGTTCATAACATAGATAACCAACTCCGTGGCTTAATGCTTGCGACTTCCgtctcataagcggaaggttcagggatcaaatcccggtcagTCCCCTTGAAATTCGGACCTAGGAATCAAACATCAtataatatgaacaaaaaacgacTTGAATTAGGTTGGGAATCTTAAGATAGATCGAGGATTCGTCTGGTGCTCGCTTCTATGTTAAGGCGGGGCTGGACAAAGCCCAACGACCTTGGAATTGGGTGGCTTGGATCTCTGCCATTGCTCAATGGGGGTAGTTGGaggcagcgcgagggctaataccccgggactgagataagccgaagggtatttttttttcttttttttatttctcttttCTCTAAATAAGCTGAAtcaccccgttggttggtcaaagtcaaactaaaaagttacgaactgtcactttttacacggcgctcacgcacactatcaaaacaaacgtttgatagtgtgcgtgaactccgtgtaaaaggggtgtcaaactaaaaagtgaccccgttcgtttgacaacagttggtgtcaaaccatcggggtttgagtgtagtttaTCTCCAtcagttttattaattttcattataagTCAATATGGTAAATATACTAATAagcaatttttcagattttttgcgatctttttttttatttggataaatTTTGCCTTCCCTACAAACAAAGAATTTCCatttgaccgattcttagcaaaGCTACtccaaaatgtcacaattttcaattttagatgtgattttttaaatgaaagatttcatttttattatgattcaataattgcaatgtgctttaaatgcgttttctaaCCTTAAAAGCCAAAAATGTTGACCAAATTAGGTCTGCAAGCCATAGGATGGGAGAGTAGTTTTTATTATCagaaatctgctcctttcgttggaAAAACTGTAGCGATTGTTTTGAAGTGCCTTTTGatagtccagttttacgatgttgtcctgtcacgctacattttcatttttagagAAGCACACACACtaatttctcattactgaaatcagttaaatttactgaaatctgcactactgaatttttcagtaaatgaaatcttgctgaaatttcagcaaactttgacagctccatacaaattttaaatgaagtaaagcgaaaaactaactgtaaatttcagtagtgcagacaTTTCTTTGTagcaaaatcaattatctttccaaaatAACTGAATAACTGAAAAAAGCTtgagacttttttgaaaaggagccgaagaatcggtcatttAATATTAATTCGTTCATCACATAACCTcaaacattattattattttaaggtTCTAAAAAACACTCAGTGGAATTGCACAGATTGAAAGAAAACTGTTCTTTATTCAATGTCTGCAATCAATGCACAGTGGGGCGAGGTGGCAATCTAGCGGGACAAAATTAATAGCGCTCTGGGGTTACGTCCTagagcttcggtgtcttcagcaaagttgctcagaaaaatcagggctacattttggtactaaaatgtagttccaattttggccgcataggtggcgctgaaatctaactttccagtgacctcctagcgagttggtgtcttcgacaaagttgtagatctcgccaaattacgtatagtcaccgaacatgtcaaaattctcaaaaataactgcgtaaagttacagttagtttaaaaatagttataattaAGCTATGAATATTCAGTCAATCTAGCAGGACAAAATTAATAGCGCTCTGGGGTTACGTCCTagagcttcggtgtcttcagcaaagttgctcagaaaaatcagggctacattttggtactaaaatgtagttccaatagattggccgcataggtggcgctgaaatctaacttttccaGTGACctctagcgagttggtgtcttcgacaaagttgtagatctcgccaaattacgtatagtcacggaacatgtcaaaattctcaaaaataactgcgtaaagttacagttagtttaaaaaatagttataattaAGCTATGAATATTCAGTCAATCTAGCAGGACAAAATTAATAGCGCTCTGGGGTTACG from Culex quinquefasciatus strain JHB chromosome 3, VPISU_Cqui_1.0_pri_paternal, whole genome shotgun sequence includes:
- the LOC6053746 gene encoding serine/threonine-protein kinase Tao; this encodes MPIMRPGSLKDPEIAELFNKHDPEKIFDDLREIGHGSFGAVYYAKCNLTREIVAIKKMSYMGKQSMEKWQDILKEIRFLRQLNHPNTIEYKGCYLHENTAWLVMEYCVGSASDIIEVHKRPLKEEEISAICDGVLRGLSYLHSLGRIHRDIKAGNILLTEQGIVKLADFGSAAIKCPANSFVGTPYWMAPEVILAMDEGQYDGKVDVWSLGITCIELAERKPPYFNMNAMSALYHIAQNEAPTLQAPDWTDHFRSFVDFCLKKSPLDRPNSTKLLSHSFMTRIRSPNVLIDLIARTKAAVRELDNLNYRKMKKILMVDSCETESNVGDPEDTPDEQIGGDSSKSNSITSEHSLHSVDQHGGVLRNASRHRGMGGPGLPPLHSNSSMNNIGGGGGMGGGGGRDGRDGLMQGDGLNRLSLGVGSSSGMGSISAGGSGSGSMGASMGGYHNSSSSPVVPHHHPHHNHVSQAAASAVAEHGANNFATIRTTSIVTKQQKEHMQEEMHEQMSGYKRMRREHQAALVKQEERCKVEMEQHKGALDKEYDLLLHNFTRELDKLSVKHQQEIERRVKQNNGAEKKLYKEISTRQDGDRKAFEMHKKKEYKANKERWKRELSMDDSTPKRQRDATLQSQKDNLKQAEAQEEQRMLRVQKNYIELEMRKFRRKKMVLLHDLENQLLRDELSKKQQQLEQAHGMLIKHHEKTQDLEYRQQKSVHALREEQISKQHESELRNQKEYMDRAERELLRKHALELKQQPKSLKQKELQIRKQFRETCKTQTRQYKALKAQILQTTPKEEQKAVIKKLKEEQHRKLTLLGDQYEQSIADMLQKQSLRLDESQEVECHQLKDRLQYELDILTAYQSKNRMQAQAQRDRERKELEDRVSVRRALLESKMDTELQQFNQERAERIRLLRERHEKQLEAFDEESARMGFSALALAEASKETYPDEEGSLSGSMLSLAHSNSSTSFPAGSL